A portion of the Burkholderia pseudomultivorans genome contains these proteins:
- the yihA gene encoding ribosome biogenesis GTP-binding protein YihA/YsxC, which translates to MAFLLHQARFYTTVNHLRDLPPTVQPEIAFAGRSNAGKSTAINVLCNQKRLAFASKTPGRTQHINYFSVGPAAEPVANLVDLPGYGYAEVPGAAKAHWEMLLSSYLATRSQLCGLILMMDSRRPLTDLDRRMIEWFAPTGKPIHTLLTKCDKLTRQESINALRTTQKGLDAYRDQGVTGKLTVQLFSALKRTGLDEAHALIESWVRPSVADEKSEPVAQ; encoded by the coding sequence ATGGCCTTTCTGCTCCATCAAGCCCGCTTCTACACGACCGTCAATCACCTGCGCGACCTGCCGCCCACGGTGCAACCGGAAATCGCGTTCGCGGGCCGTTCGAACGCCGGCAAGTCGACGGCGATCAACGTGCTGTGCAACCAGAAGCGGCTGGCGTTCGCATCGAAGACGCCCGGCCGCACGCAGCACATCAACTACTTCTCCGTCGGCCCGGCCGCCGAGCCCGTCGCGAACCTCGTCGACCTGCCCGGCTACGGCTACGCGGAAGTGCCGGGCGCCGCGAAGGCGCACTGGGAAATGCTGCTGTCGTCCTATCTCGCAACCCGCTCGCAGCTTTGCGGCCTGATCCTGATGATGGATTCGCGCCGCCCGCTGACCGATCTCGATCGCCGGATGATCGAGTGGTTCGCGCCGACCGGCAAGCCGATCCATACGCTGCTGACCAAGTGCGACAAATTGACGCGGCAGGAAAGCATCAATGCGTTGCGCACCACGCAAAAGGGGCTCGATGCGTATCGCGACCAGGGCGTGACCGGCAAGCTGACGGTCCAGCTGTTCTCGGCGCTGAAGCGCACCGGGCTCGACGAGGCCCATGCGCTGATCGAGAGCTGGGTGCGGCCGTCCGTCGCCGACGAAAAAAGCGAGCCTGTAGCACAATGA